The following DNA comes from Gammaproteobacteria bacterium.
CGAAGTGCAGTTGCCAGAAGGTGTAGAGATGGTGATGCCTGGAGATAATATCCAGATGACGATTACCTTAATTGCTCCAATTGCGATGGAAAAAGGTTTAAAATTCGCGATTCGCGAAGGTGGCCGTACAGTGGGTGCAGGGGTAGTCGCCAGGGTACTTGAATAAAAATCCTCTGATATAAGTAGGAGCCTCTTTTCATGGGAGAAGAGGCTAAGGTGTTTTTATCCTGAAAAATGTAGGTCAGTAGCTCAATTGGTAGAGCAGCGGTCTCCAAAACCGCAGGTTGGGGGTTCGAGACCCTCCTGGCCTGCCAACTATTTGGTATGGTTAGAATTTTAAATAATAAGCAGCAATTCTCAGCCAGCGTCTATCATCTACTCTAGATGAACCTATTGGATACGAATCGGCAGATATGCATGAAAAAATCTGATAAAACAGCATCGAGCTCCAGCTGGGATAGTCTAAAGTGGATATTAGTAGTCGCTTTAGTTATCGCTGGCGTGTGGGCTAATTATTATTACAGTGACATTGATTGGCCTATCCGATTGGCAGGTTGGATCATATTAGCATGCGTCGCTCTTGCTATCGCTTCACAAACCGCCGGTGGTCGGCGCGTATGGGCTTTTTCCAAAGATGCACGTAATGAATTGCGTAAAGTAGTATGGCCTACGCGGCAGGAGACAGTCCAGACCACCATGATTATCGTAGGCATGGTCGTAATTATGGCTTTGATTTTATGGGGTATAGATTCTGCGTTGTTAGCTATTGTAAGTCGGCTTACAGGATAAAAAGGGAATAATTCTTACGGATCTTAGTGGGAATTGCAGAAAGGGCGCATTCTACTGGACAGTATGTGCTTATATCTGTTAACGTCGTTCCCTTTAACATTCCCCATTGCGTTATAAGTATCCCAGAAACAAAGGCAATTTTTATGTTGTAACCGTTCGGTCTATGCTGAACCGCTTACGTTATGCTGGGCTGAATAGTTATAGAGGTTAAACATGAGTGATCTTGAATCCAGTTCGACCAAACAGTGGTATGTAGTTCATACCCGCACAGGAGAGGAAAACGCTGTCGTGTTGCGCTTGCAGGATCGTATGCGCTCCCAGCATCTAGAAGATAAATTTGGAGAAATTGTCGTTCCAACAGAGGAAGTTGTTGAAATGCGATCTGGGCAAAAACGCAAAACAGAGCGCAAATTTTTTCCGGGGTATGTTTGGGTTGAAATGATTATGGATGCTCAAACTTGGCATTTTATCAAAGAAATTCCTGGTGTGATTGGATTTATTGGCGGCAAGAATCCAGCACCTATTCCAGCTAGTCAAGCCAATTCCATATTAAGAAGAGTTCAGGAAGGCGCTAATAAACCGAGGCCGAAAATTCTATTTGAGCCAGGGGAAGTGGTGCGAGTTATTGAAGGTCCGTTTGCAGATTTCAATGGGGTAGTTGAAGACGTAAATTATGAAAAGAATAGATTGCGTGTATCTGTGCTGATATTTGGTCGTTCTACTCCGGTTGAATTGGAGTTTGGACAGGTGGAAAAGACTTAGGCTAACTATATACTCCTTCTTCCATAAAATGAGAAGGTGAGCATAAAGTATTAAATTACGGAGTAAAAAATGGCAAAGAAAATTCAGGCCTACATTAAATTACAAGTAAAAGCAGGTCAGGCTAATCCTAGTCCCCCAGTTGGTCCTGCATTAGGTCAGCAGGGTGTCAACATTATGGAATTTTGTAAGGCATTCAATGCTAAGACACAAAGCTTGGAAGCGGGTCTTCCTATTCCCGTAGTGATAACAGTTTATAGTGATCGCAGCTTTACGTTCATAACTAAAACTCCTCCAGCTTCCATTCTATTAAAGAAAGCAGCTGGTATCCAAAGTGGCAGCGCAACACCCCATACAGCTAAAGTGGGTAAAGTGACAGTCGCTCAATTAGAAGAAATAGCAAAAGTGAAGCAACCTGATTTAACCGCAGCTGATTTAAAAGCCGCCATACGTACCATTGCTGGCACTGCACGCAGCATGGGCATTGATGTAGAAGGAAATGTCGAATGAAAATATCCAAGCGCCAAAAAGCTATTAATGAAGCCGTTACATTGGGCAAATTATATAACATTAACGAAGCTTTCGATTTATTGAAGACAGTTTCAAAAGTTAAATTTAAAGAAAGCATTGATGTGAGTGTGAATCTTGGGGTAGATCCTCGTATTTCAGATCAAGTAGTACGTGGTGCTACTGTTTTACCTAATGGCACTGGTCGTACGGTAAAAGTTGCGGTATTTGCCCAAGGTCAAAATGCTGAAGCTGCTAAAGCTGCTGGAGCGGATCGTGTGGGTTTCGAAGACTTAGCTGAAGCAGTTAAAGGTGGAGATCTGGATTTCGATGTGGTGATTGCGACGCCAGATGCGATGCGAATTGTGGGTCAATTGGGTCAGGTCTTAGGTCCACGTGGTTTGATGCCAAATCCAAAAGTAGGCACTGTGACCGCTGATGTGGCTACTGCGGTAAAAAATGCAAAATCTGGACAAGTTCGTTACCGCACTGAGAAAGGTGGCATTATCCACTGCACACTCGGAAATATCAGTTTTGAAACCCCAGCATTAATAGAAAATTTAAAAGTATTATTGACCGATTTGAAGAAGGCACGTCCTGCTTCCGCTAAAGGGGTATTTTTGAAAAAAATTACAGTTTCCTCAACAATGGGGCCCGGATTGGTGATAGATCAGACCTCGCTGGAAGGTTAAGGATTGTGTTGGGAGTGAGTGAATAGTTACTAAGTTTTAATGTTTGTCCAAACCGTTCCAGACGAGACAGACATAGAGTTCGCGGTATTAGCTAATATCATCCATTCAAGATGTCATTAGCTGATCCGTCGAAGACCGCAGGTGCTTGTTTGAGCATAACTTGTAGTATGAGACCTGCGCAGACGGTGATACCTCACAGGTTTTTCTTGGGAGTTAGCACTATTTAAGTTGTGAAAACTGAGGGTTGTCCGATGGCGCTTAAGCTAGAAGATAAAAAAATAATAGTCACAGAAGTCAGCAAAGTAGTGGGTGAGGCCAGTTTTGCTATTGTCGCCAGTTATCGAGGTTTGACAGTTGCACAAATGACTGAATTACGCTCAAAAGCTCGGCAGGTAGGTGTGTACTTGCGTGTGGTGCGTAATACCTTAGCGCGAAAAGCAGTGCAGGATACAAGTTTTGCCTGTTTGCAAGAAGCGTTAGTGGGTCCCATGATATTGTTGTTTTCCCTGAAAGACCCGGGGGATGCGGCACGACTGGTACGTGATTTTGCAAAAGATAACAAACTGCTAGAAGTTAAGGCACTGTCTTTTGGCAGTACTTTACTTTCTGGGTCTGAACTGGAAGCGGTAGCGAATTTACCCACTCGCGAACAAGCCATTGCTACATTGATGGCTGTGCTCAATGCTCCAGTGACCAAGCTGGCGCGCACTTTAGCAGAACCTTATGCACGAGTTGCACGTGTTTTAGCAGCAGTTGCTGAAAAAAAACAAGCAGCTTAACTTTTATATAAAATGATTAAACAACAGGAGAAAAAAATGTCTATTTCTCAAGTATTAGAGACAATTAAAAGCATGACAGTGAAAGAAGTTGTCGATTTAGTAAAAGCGATCGAGGATGAGTTTGGTGTTTCAGCAGCAGCTACTGCTGTTGCAGCTGCACCCGTTGCAGCAGCTGCGGTAGCAACTGAAGAAAAAACTGAATTTGATGTCATCATGAAAGGATTTGGTGCTAATAAGATCGAAGTGATCAAAGTGATTCGTGCCATTACCGGTCTTGGTCTCAAAGAAGCTAAAGATTTAGTAGAAGGTGTTGCTGCAGCACCTGCACCTGTTAAAGAGGGTATTCCTAAAGCTGAAGCTGATGAAATTAAGAAGAAACTGGAAGAAGCCGGCGCTCAAGTTGAAGTTAAGTAAGCGGCAAATTAGCAGTTGTTTTTTTCTAGGCAGTATAGGCGAGGTACAAGCTCGCCTGTGCTGTCTATAAGTTTTTTGTAATTATTCAAATAGCACAAAATGGTCAGATTTTTCCAAGATTGCCCTACCTGTGCTGAATGGTTACAGTTTTTACGATTCCTGCCCTTGAATTAGGGGGCGCTTAGGTCGACTTCAGAATTTTTATTCTGAAGAACGAAGTCAGTTATCTTCATCAGGTGAGGCGAGCTAATGGCTTACACTATGACAGGTCATTCTAGTCAGACTTTTTCAAATACAGAAAAAAGACGCATTCGTAAGGGATTTGGTAAAAGTCCAAGAGCAATGGATAATCCTTATTTATTAAGTTTGCAATTGGACTCATATAAAGCTTTTTTGCAAGAAGAAGTAGCGGTTGACGCAAGGACAGATACCGGCTTGCATGCGGCATTTAAATCTGTATTTCCAATAACCAGTTATTCTGGGAATGCGGCGCTGGAATATTTTAATTATAGCCTTGGTGAACCGGCTTTTGACGTCAAAGAATGTAAATCACGAGGATTGACCTTCGCGGTTCCATTACGTGTTAAGTTGCGTTTGGTAATTTATGATAAAGAATCCGCCAAAGGACAAACCGTAAAAGACATCCGTGAGCAAGAAGTTTACATGGGTGAAATACCACTCATGACTGAAACGGGCAGTTTTGTTATCAATGGTACTGAAAGGGTCGTGGTTTCACAATTGCATCGATCCCCTGGCGTGTTCTTTGAACATGATAAAGGTAAAACTCACTCTTCAGGTAAGTTACTTTATTCGGCACGAATTATTCCTTATCGCGGTTCCTGGCTGGATTTTGAGTTTGATCCTAAGGATTGTTTATTTGTACGTATCGACCGTCGTCGCAAATTGCCCGTGACTATTTTATTGCGCGCACTCGGATATAACACCGAAGAAATACTGCGAACCTTCTTTGAAATGAATACATTTCATATGCGCAATGATGAAATCGTGTTGGAGTTGGTACCTCAGCGTCTACGCGGAGAAATTGCTTTTGCAGATATCAATGGCAAAGATGGTAAAGTGCTTGTGGAAAAAGATCGACGTATTTCCATGCGTCATATTCGTATGATTGAAAAAGCCAATATCAAAGAATTAGTTGTGCCACAAGATTATATTTATGGAAAAATTGTCGGCGAGCCTATTATCGACGTAAATACCGGTGAAATTTTGGCTGATGCTAATTCGGAAATTACACCTGAATTAATTAATACCCTTAAAAAATCTGGTGTTTCTACCTTTAAGACATTATTTACCAATGATTTAGATCGCGGTGCTTACATCTCCGATACCTTAAAAATTGATACGGCAAACAGTCAGCTTGAAGCATTAGTTGAAATTTACCGCATGATGCGTCCTGGTGAGCCACCGACTAAAGAAGCCGCAGAAAACCTATTCCAGAATTTATTTTTTACTTTAGATCGTTATGATTTATCCGCAGTTGGCCGAATGAAGTTCAATCGTCGTGTGGGGCGTTCCGATCTGGTTGGACCAGGTACATTATCTAAAGAAGATATTGTCGATGTCATTAAAGTGATGATTGATATTCGTGATGGCCGTGGTGAAGTTGATGATATCGATCACTTAGGCAACCGACGTGTGCGTAGTGTCGGTGAAATGACCGAAAATCAATTTCGTGTCGGTTTAGTCCGTGTAGAAAGAGCAGTTAAAGATCGTTTGAGCCTAGCTGATGTCGAAAACCTAATGCCGCAAGATTTAATCAACGCTAAGCCAATTTCTGCAACGATCAAAGAATTTTTTGGCTCTAGCCAATTGTCACAGTTTATGGATCAAGATAATCCATTATCTGAAGTCACGCATAAACGCCGTGTTTCAGCTTTAGGCCCGGGTGGTTTGACACGTGAGCGTGCAAGTTTTGAAGTGCGTGACGTACATCCTACCCATTACGGACGCGTCTGCCCCATTGAAACGCCTGAAGGACCCAATATTGGTTTGATTAACTCCTTAGCTGTCTTTGCCAGAACTAATGAATATGGCTTTTTAGAAAGCCCATACCGCAAGGTTGTAGAAGGTCGTTTGACGGGAGAAATTGATTACCTATCTGCGATTGATGAAGGACAATTTTACATTGCTCAGGCAAACACGACAGTAGATGCAGAAGGCCGTTTAAATGATGAATTAGTCACTTGCCGTTATAAAAGTGAATCTACATTTACCACGCCAGATAAAGTCAACTATATGGATGTTTCACCCTCGCAGATTGTATCGGTAGCAGCGGCCTTAATTCCATTTCTGGAACATGATGATGCTAACCGTGCTTTGATGGGATCAAACATGCAACGTCAAGCCGTGCCGAACTTACGCACGGAAAAGCCTTTAGTTGGAACTGGTATTGAACGTGTAGTAGCTACTGATTCGGGGGTGACGATCGTAGCCAAACGCCGAGGAACAGTTGATTTCGTTGATGCGACTCGTATTGTCGTACGGGTACATGAAGATGAAAAAGGTGCTGATGAATCTGGTGTTGATATTTATTCTCTGACGAAGTTTACTCGCTCAAATAAAAATACCTGCATTAACCAACGTCCTTTGGTAGAAGTAGGTGACGAAGTGAATGTCGGTGATGTATTGGCAGATGGCCCGTCGACTGATTTAGGTGAGCTGGCATTAGGACAGAATCTGTTAGTAGCGTTTATGCCGTGGAATGGTTATAACTTTGAAGACTCTATTTTAATCTCAGAAAGATTAGTGGAAGAAGACCGCTTTACAACTATCCACATTCAAGAGCTCACTTGTGTGGCACGTGACACCAAACTGGGTGCTGAAGAAATTACCGCAGATATTCCCAATGTAGGGGAAAGTGCACTTTCCAAACTGGATAAATGCGGCATTGTTTATATTGGCGCTGAAGTGGGTATGGGTGATATTTTAGTTGGAAAAGTAACTCCCAAAGGTGAAACCCAGCTGACGCCTGAAGAAAAATTGTTAAGGGCAATTTTTGGTGAGAAAGCTTCTGATGTTAAAGACACTTCTTTGCGTGTACCACCTGGTTCTAACGGTACAGTGATTGATGTGCAGATATTCACACGGGATGGTGTGAAAAAAGATGCGCGGGCTTTAGAAATTGAAAAAGCTGAAATTGATAAAATAAAGAAAGACTTAGATGACGAATTGCGTATCCGTGAAGATGCTTTGTATCTACGCGTTGAAAAACTATTGGTGAATAAAACTGCCCAGCGTGGACCTTCCGGCCTTAAAGCGGGTCAAAAAATTGCTAAAACCTATCTTCAGGAAATCCCTAGAGAAAAATGGTTTGATATTCATCTGAAGGAAGAAGCAGGTGCTGAGCTTTTAGAAGCTTTAGCCGAACAGTTAAAACAACTTCGTAAAGATCATGACTCTGAACTGGATGCTAAACGTAAGAAATTGATTCAGGGAGATGACCTGCAACCTGGTGTAATCAAAATTGTCAAAGTCTATCTGGCAGTGAAACGTAAAGTGCAACCCGGCGATAAGATGGCTGGCCGTCATGGTAACAAAGGTGTGATTTCAACTATTGTTCCTGTGGAAGATATGCCTTACATGGCCGATGGCACTCCGGTTGACATCGTCCTTAACCCCTTAGGTGTGCCCTCACGTATGAACGTTGGGCAGGTTTTGGAGTGTCACTTGGGATGGGCGGCTAAAGGCCTTGGCAAAAAAGTGGGCGAAATGTTAGATCAGCATAGAAAGACTGCTGAAATAGCTGAATTCTTCAATCAAATTTATAGCAAAGGTTCTAATCAAAAATACGACTTTAGTTCTTTCTCGGATAAAGAGATAACTGCATTGGCTGCCAATTTGCGTGAAGGCGTGCCGATGGCGACTCCAGTTTTTGATGGTGCTACTGAAGCTGAAATTAAAGAAATGCTGCGTTTGGCAGATTTACCCGACTCGGGTCAGACTACACTCTATGATGGCCGAACTGGTGATGCTTTTGATCGGCAGGTTACCGTGGGTTACATGTACATGTTAAAACTAAACCATCTGGTTGATGATAAAATGCATGCACGTTCTACCGGCTCATATAGTTTAGTAACTCAGCAACCTTTAGGCGGTAAAGCACAATTTGGCGGACAGCGTTTTGGAGAAATGGAAGTATGGGCACTAGAAGCTTATGGTGCTTCTTATACATTACAAGAAATGCTAACGGTCAAATCCGACGACGTGGGCGGTCGTACCAAAATGTATAAAAATATTGTCGATGGCGATCACCGTATGGAAGCTGGTATGCCCGAATCATTTAATGTGCTAGTGAAGGAAATTCGTTCATTAGGTATCAATATGGAGCTTGATCACGAGTAATGTAACCATTCACCCCTCTTAAGTAGCTATAGAAAATCCTTCTCCCCTTGTGGGAGAAGGTGCCCGATAGGTCGGATGAGGGGTAAGTTTGAGTTGGCTTGAATTGAGTATGACCGAAGCTCATCCCTCATCCGCCCTTCGGGCACCTTCTCCCACAAGGGGAGAAGGATTAAGTTAGAGAGTGAGTACTTCAAAAAATTATCTATTCCTACTATTTTCACAGGAGAACCACATTGGCTGCTTTGCAAGATTTAGTCAGTTTTATCCGTAAAGAGCATGTTGAAGAATTTGATGCTATTCGTATTGGGCTCGCTTCTCCCGATATGATTCGCTCCTGGTCGTATGGAGAAGTAAAAAAACCTGAAACTATCAATTATCGCACCTTCAAACCGGAACGTGATGGTTTATTCTGCGCGAAAATTTTTGGTCCAGTTAAAGATTACGAATGCTTATGCGGAAAATATAAACGTCTCAAGCATCGCGGTGTTATTTGCGAAAAATGTGGTGTGGAAGTCACACTAGCCAAAGTGCGTCGTGACCGTATGGGACATATTGAGTTGGCCTGTCCTGTGGCACATATTTGGTATTTAAAATCCCTGCCATCGCGTATTGGATTATTGTTGGACATGACCTTGCGCGATATTGAACGTATTCTCTATTTTGAAGCCTTCGTTGTTGTAGAGCCTGGCATGACTCCGTTAAAGGCTGGTCAATTACTCTCTGAAGAAGCTTATCTGGATGCAGTGGAAGAATATGGTGATGAATTTGAAGCATTAATGGGTGCCGAAGCCATACAGCGTCTATTAAACGCGCTGCAATTGGAAAATGAAGTGGCTAATCTTCGCGAAGAAATTCCTGGAACTACTTCTGAGACGCGTCTTAAAAAATTGACCAAACGTCTTAAAGTTATGGAAGCTTTTTTGGCTTCAGGCAATAAACCAGAGTGGATGATACTCAATGTACTTCCTGTACTGCCACCTGACTTACGTCCATTGGTACCATTAGACGGCGGTCGTTTTGCAACTTCTGACCTGAATGATCTCTATCGTCGTGTGATTAACCGTAATAATCGTCTAAAACGTTTATTAGATTTGAATGCACCTGACATTATTGTTCGTAATGAAAAGCGTATGCTGCAAGAAGCAGTAGATGCTTTATTAGATAACGGTCGCCGCGGTCGTGCAATTACCGGCGCTAACAGACGACCTTTGAAATCTTTAGCCGATATGATTAAAGGTAAACAAGGGCGTTTTCGTCAAAATTTATTGGGTAAACGCGTAGACTACTCAGGTCGTTCGGTGATTGTAGTTGGACCGACACTACGCCTGCATCAATGCGGATTACCCAAAAAAATGGCGCTCGAATTATTTAAGCCTTACATTTTTAGCAAATTACAGCGTCGTGGATTAGCCACTACCATCAAGGCCGCTAAAAAAATGGTGGATAATGAATCGCCTGAGGTATGGGATATATTAGAAGAAGTGATCCGTGAACATCCGGTATTGCTAAACCGTGCGCCTACATTACACCGTCTGGGTATACAGGCGTTTGAGCCCGTGTTGATTGAAGGCAAGGCCATCCAGCTGCATCCATTGGTATGTACAGCCTATAATGCGGATTTTGACGGTGACCAGATGGCAGTTCACGTCCCTCTGACATTAGAGGCGCAATTAGAAGCGCGCTCGTTAATGATGTCTACCAATAACATTCTTTCTCCAGCGAACGGTGATCCCATCATTGTTCCTACCCAAGACGTGGTGTTGGGATTGTACTATGCGACACGCGATCGCATGAATGCGAAAGGCGAAGGTATGGTTTTTGCTAACTCTGCCGAAGTACATCGTGCCTTTGCCAATCACTCAGTAGATTTACAGGCCAAAATTAAAGTTCGTTTAAAGCAAGTAACTTTTGACAGTGAAGGGCAGAGAGCAGAAGAGGTAAAACTATTTGATACCACCGTAGGTCGAGCACTGGTATGGGAAATTGTACCTGAAGGAATTGCTTTTGAACTAGTTAATCAAGCGATGACCAAGAAAGCAGTTTCCAGGCTGCTGAATATTTGTTATCGAGAGCTAGGTTTAAAAGCCACGGTGATTTTCGCAGATCAACTGATGTACACCGGATTTCGTTTTGCTACCTTATCTGGCGTATCTGTAGGAATAGATGATCTGGTTATTCCTGATAATAAATATGACATTATTGCTAAAGCTGAAGAAGAAGTGCGAGAAATTGAATCACAATTTGCTTCCGGTTTGGTGACGCAAGGTGAACGCAAGAATAAAGTAGTGGATATCTGGTCACATACCAACGATCAGGTAGCCAAGGCTATGATGGAAAAAATATCCACAGATCTAGTGACCGATTCACAAGGCAAGACCGTACGTCAGCCTTCATTTAATTCAATTTTCATGATGGCAGACTCAGGTGCGAGAGGTTCAGCGGCACAGATTCGACAATTAGCCGGTATGCGCGGCTTAATGGTGAAACCAGACGGCTCGATCATTGAGACACCTATCACTGCTAACTTCCGTGAAGGCTTGAACGTACTTCAGTACTTTATTTCTACTCACGGCGCACGTAAAGGTCTAGCAGATACGGCATTAAAAACCGCAAACTCAGGTTATCTCACGCGGCGTTTGGTTGATGTGGCGCAAGATGTGGTTGTCAGTGAAGATGATTGCGGCACAGAAGATGGTCTCATCGTTGCTGCACATATTGAAGGAGGTGATGTAGTAGAGCCATTACGCGATCGTGTATTAGGACGTGTGTTAGCAGAAGATGTTTATAATCCTGAAACTAATGAAATTGTGATCCCCAGAAACACCCTCTTGGATGAACGTTTAGTTGCAGTGCTCGATGAATGTAATGTGGATCGTGTCAGTGTACGTTCAGGTATTACCTGTCAGGCACAATATGGCATTTGTGCAATGTGCTATGGTCGTGATTTAGCGCGCGGACATATTGTCAACATTGGCGAAGCTGTCGGCGTTATTGCTGCGCAATCAATTGGTGAGCCCGGTACCCAGTTAACCATGCGTACCTTCCACATTGGCGGTGCAGCATCAAGAGCAATGGCTATCAACAATGTACAAGTGAAATCCAAAGGCCAAGTCAAGCTGCATAACATGAAGACCGTACGCCATGCCAGCGGCCATCTAATTGCAGTTTCCCGCTCAGGCGAACTC
Coding sequences within:
- the tuf gene encoding elongation factor Tu (EF-Tu; promotes GTP-dependent binding of aminoacyl-tRNA to the A-site of ribosomes during protein biosynthesis; when the tRNA anticodon matches the mRNA codon, GTP hydrolysis results; the inactive EF-Tu-GDP leaves the ribosome and release of GDP is promoted by elongation factor Ts; many prokaryotes have two copies of the gene encoding EF-Tu) translates to EVQLPEGVEMVMPGDNIQMTITLIAPIAMEKGLKFAIREGGRTVGAGVVARVLE
- the secE gene encoding preprotein translocase subunit SecE: MKKSDKTASSSSWDSLKWILVVALVIAGVWANYYYSDIDWPIRLAGWIILACVALAIASQTAGGRRVWAFSKDARNELRKVVWPTRQETVQTTMIIVGMVVIMALILWGIDSALLAIVSRLTG
- the nusG gene encoding transcription termination/antitermination protein NusG, which produces MSDLESSSTKQWYVVHTRTGEENAVVLRLQDRMRSQHLEDKFGEIVVPTEEVVEMRSGQKRKTERKFFPGYVWVEMIMDAQTWHFIKEIPGVIGFIGGKNPAPIPASQANSILRRVQEGANKPRPKILFEPGEVVRVIEGPFADFNGVVEDVNYEKNRLRVSVLIFGRSTPVELEFGQVEKT
- the rplK gene encoding 50S ribosomal protein L11, which gives rise to MAKKIQAYIKLQVKAGQANPSPPVGPALGQQGVNIMEFCKAFNAKTQSLEAGLPIPVVITVYSDRSFTFITKTPPASILLKKAAGIQSGSATPHTAKVGKVTVAQLEEIAKVKQPDLTAADLKAAIRTIAGTARSMGIDVEGNVE
- the rplA gene encoding 50S ribosomal protein L1, which produces MKISKRQKAINEAVTLGKLYNINEAFDLLKTVSKVKFKESIDVSVNLGVDPRISDQVVRGATVLPNGTGRTVKVAVFAQGQNAEAAKAAGADRVGFEDLAEAVKGGDLDFDVVIATPDAMRIVGQLGQVLGPRGLMPNPKVGTVTADVATAVKNAKSGQVRYRTEKGGIIHCTLGNISFETPALIENLKVLLTDLKKARPASAKGVFLKKITVSSTMGPGLVIDQTSLEG
- the rplJ gene encoding 50S ribosomal protein L10, coding for MALKLEDKKIIVTEVSKVVGEASFAIVASYRGLTVAQMTELRSKARQVGVYLRVVRNTLARKAVQDTSFACLQEALVGPMILLFSLKDPGDAARLVRDFAKDNKLLEVKALSFGSTLLSGSELEAVANLPTREQAIATLMAVLNAPVTKLARTLAEPYARVARVLAAVAEKKQAA
- the rplL gene encoding 50S ribosomal protein L7/L12 translates to MSISQVLETIKSMTVKEVVDLVKAIEDEFGVSAAATAVAAAPVAAAAVATEEKTEFDVIMKGFGANKIEVIKVIRAITGLGLKEAKDLVEGVAAAPAPVKEGIPKAEADEIKKKLEEAGAQVEVK
- the rpoB gene encoding DNA-directed RNA polymerase subunit beta, translated to MTGHSSQTFSNTEKRRIRKGFGKSPRAMDNPYLLSLQLDSYKAFLQEEVAVDARTDTGLHAAFKSVFPITSYSGNAALEYFNYSLGEPAFDVKECKSRGLTFAVPLRVKLRLVIYDKESAKGQTVKDIREQEVYMGEIPLMTETGSFVINGTERVVVSQLHRSPGVFFEHDKGKTHSSGKLLYSARIIPYRGSWLDFEFDPKDCLFVRIDRRRKLPVTILLRALGYNTEEILRTFFEMNTFHMRNDEIVLELVPQRLRGEIAFADINGKDGKVLVEKDRRISMRHIRMIEKANIKELVVPQDYIYGKIVGEPIIDVNTGEILADANSEITPELINTLKKSGVSTFKTLFTNDLDRGAYISDTLKIDTANSQLEALVEIYRMMRPGEPPTKEAAENLFQNLFFTLDRYDLSAVGRMKFNRRVGRSDLVGPGTLSKEDIVDVIKVMIDIRDGRGEVDDIDHLGNRRVRSVGEMTENQFRVGLVRVERAVKDRLSLADVENLMPQDLINAKPISATIKEFFGSSQLSQFMDQDNPLSEVTHKRRVSALGPGGLTRERASFEVRDVHPTHYGRVCPIETPEGPNIGLINSLAVFARTNEYGFLESPYRKVVEGRLTGEIDYLSAIDEGQFYIAQANTTVDAEGRLNDELVTCRYKSESTFTTPDKVNYMDVSPSQIVSVAAALIPFLEHDDANRALMGSNMQRQAVPNLRTEKPLVGTGIERVVATDSGVTIVAKRRGTVDFVDATRIVVRVHEDEKGADESGVDIYSLTKFTRSNKNTCINQRPLVEVGDEVNVGDVLADGPSTDLGELALGQNLLVAFMPWNGYNFEDSILISERLVEEDRFTTIHIQELTCVARDTKLGAEEITADIPNVGESALSKLDKCGIVYIGAEVGMGDILVGKVTPKGETQLTPEEKLLRAIFGEKASDVKDTSLRVPPGSNGTVIDVQIFTRDGVKKDARALEIEKAEIDKIKKDLDDELRIREDALYLRVEKLLVNKTAQRGPSGLKAGQKIAKTYLQEIPREKWFDIHLKEEAGAELLEALAEQLKQLRKDHDSELDAKRKKLIQGDDLQPGVIKIVKVYLAVKRKVQPGDKMAGRHGNKGVISTIVPVEDMPYMADGTPVDIVLNPLGVPSRMNVGQVLECHLGWAAKGLGKKVGEMLDQHRKTAEIAEFFNQIYSKGSNQKYDFSSFSDKEITALAANLREGVPMATPVFDGATEAEIKEMLRLADLPDSGQTTLYDGRTGDAFDRQVTVGYMYMLKLNHLVDDKMHARSTGSYSLVTQQPLGGKAQFGGQRFGEMEVWALEAYGASYTLQEMLTVKSDDVGGRTKMYKNIVDGDHRMEAGMPESFNVLVKEIRSLGINMELDHE